A window of the Lactuca sativa cultivar Salinas chromosome 5, Lsat_Salinas_v11, whole genome shotgun sequence genome harbors these coding sequences:
- the LOC111892582 gene encoding uncharacterized protein LOC111892582: protein MKILVHAWQLMILIMSIGPILTRSGVVLSSSFNVDDFLSSKIKIRSTYSVISKNLSLCVKKKKKQKMPEFMKSKTVQTTLAVADALSFYCAITIVALMLTGAFRDDQNFSYSLSTTAGGGGNRLPVLNRRPCDEIYVVGEGETLHTISNKCGDPFIVEKNPHIHDPDDVFPGLVIKITPSSSSYVTDVEN from the exons ATGAAGATCTTAGTTCATGCATGGCAGTTAATGATTCTGATCATGTCTATAG GCCCAATATTAACTCGATCAGGTGTTGTTCTTAGCTCTTCTTTCAATGTTGATGATTTTTTGTCTTCGAAGATCAAAATCCGATCAACATATTCAGTTATCTCAAAAAACCTCTCACTGtgtgtgaagaagaagaagaagcagaagATGCCTGAATTCATGAAATCTAAAACAGTTCAAACAACACTAGCAGTAGCAGATGCGCTTTCCTTTTACTGTGCGATTACAATAGTAGCACTCATGCTCACCGGTGCTTTTAGAGATGATCAGAATTTCAGTTATTCTCTCAGCACCACCGCCGGAGGAGGAGGAAACAGGCTGCCGGTGCTGAACCGCCGGCCATGTGATGAGATATACGTGGTCGGAGAAGGAGAAactcttcacaccataagcaataAGTGTGGAGACCCGTTTATTGTGGAAAAAAACCCTCATATCCATGATCCCGATGATGTTTTCCCTGGCCTCGTCATCAAGAtcaccccttcttcttcttcttatgtaACAGATGTGGAGAATTGA